Below is a window of Pyrobaculum aerophilum str. IM2 DNA.
CGGCGTGTACCTAAGGCCAGAAATCAAGCTTGTAGACGACTGGATTAAAGTGGCGCATAGAGGAAATGAGAGTCAAGGCTAAAATATTTATACGTCCATTGTTTGCCACGTACGTGAGCGTCATCGATTTAAGTCTTTGGGAGCCTCGTACAGAGCTGGGGAGAATGGTGAAGGAGGGGAAGATCAGGACAATTGACGAGATATTTGCCAATAACTATATCATAAAAGAGCCTGAGATTGTAGATATCTTATTGCCTGGGCTGAAACAAGAGCTCCTTAATGTAAATCTAGTGCAAAGGCAGACTCACGCCGGCGAGCGCAACCAGTTTCAGGCAGTCGTCGCAGTGGGGAACGAGGATGGTTATGTTGGAGTCGGCATTGGAAAAGCCAGGCAAGTAAGACAGGCCATTGAAAAAGCCACTAGGGAGGCGAAGCTCAATCTCGTGCCAGTTAGACGCGGATGCGGCTCGTGGAAGTGCTCATGCGATGAGCCTCACAGCGTGCCGTTTGTGGTGAGGGGGAAGTCCGGTAGCGTGGAGATCACCCTAATCCCAGCTCCGAAGGGCGTTGGGCTTGTGGCCGGCGATGTGGCCAAGGCGGTGCTTAGGCTGGCGGGGATAAAAGACGTGTGGACAAAGACCCGGGGAGACACGAGGACTACTCTTAACTTCGCCATGGCAGTATACAACGCCCTGAGAAACACCTATTACTTTAAGATATGATGGCGCAACAGGAAAAGGTTGTATACCCCCGCTACGCCGTAATTAGGCTGAGGGGCATACCCACAACTCCTAGGGATATCGCCGTAACGCTTGACTTGCT
It encodes the following:
- a CDS encoding 30S ribosomal protein S5 — encoded protein: MSVIDLSLWEPRTELGRMVKEGKIRTIDEIFANNYIIKEPEIVDILLPGLKQELLNVNLVQRQTHAGERNQFQAVVAVGNEDGYVGVGIGKARQVRQAIEKATREAKLNLVPVRRGCGSWKCSCDEPHSVPFVVRGKSGSVEITLIPAPKGVGLVAGDVAKAVLRLAGIKDVWTKTRGDTRTTLNFAMAVYNALRNTYYFKI